The genomic segment GACCGCGGCCCGGTCGATGCCGGCCGCGTCCATCACCGCCAGCAGCCGTCCCGGTTCACCGTCGCCCGGCACGAGCCGCGCGTGGAAGTCGACGACCGTCATCGCTCGTGGCACAGTTCGTCGATCGGGTAGCCGACGTGGCGTTCCCGGCCCGGCAGGTGCCCGAGGATCTCGTCGCCCGGCCGCAGTGCGGTCGTGTTCAGCACCGCGGCGCCCGGCCCGAGCACCCGTACGTGCCAGTCGTCCTGCACGATCAGGCTGACCGGCTCGCCGTCCGGGGCGGTGGCGTCGATCGCCAGCAGCGGCCGGGTCTCGATCTTCACGCGGCCCACCGTCACCTTCCGCGTACGTCCGTCCGCCCCCACCGCCAGCACGGTGTCGCCCGCCGACAGCTCGCTCAGGTAGCGCGTGTGCTCGGCGTCGGCCAGCGTGTACGACATGATCGCGCCCGCGTTGACCCGGAACGGGCGGGTCGGCATGTAGGGCAGCGGGTGGGTCTCGCTGACGCACAGCAGGAGCGCCTTGGCCCACGACCCGACCAGGATCCCCTCGTCCGGCCGCAGGTAGCTGCACGTGTCGACGCAGGCCCGCTCGCCCGCCCCGACGTGCCGGATGCCGGTGACCGTCACCGTGACCAGGTCCAGCTTGGGCGACGAGGCGCGCACCAGCCCGGCCAGCCGGGTCGCGTCGCCGGGCCGCGGCGCGGTCAGCAGCACGC from the Paractinoplanes abujensis genome contains:
- a CDS encoding 3-dehydroquinate synthase II family protein codes for the protein MTAKLCWLDLRAAGDTKRIVAEEAVHQRFDAVVAADPADLAGLPPTVTRVLVAGGNRLPDDLGPADLVLAGPGTPVDAGRHPGVRFGEWHDVTDRTSLDRACAAVRGDGVTLLSFADPTNIPMEIVLAAAARTAGTIITAAGGVDDALVHLSVLEHGPDGVLLTAPRPGDATRLAGLVRASSPKLDLVTVTVTGIRHVGAGERACVDTCSYLRPDEGILVGSWAKALLLCVSETHPLPYMPTRPFRVNAGAIMSYTLADAEHTRYLSELSAGDTVLAVGADGRTRKVTVGRVKIETRPLLAIDATAPDGEPVSLIVQDDWHVRVLGPGAAVLNTTALRPGDEILGHLPGRERHVGYPIDELCHER